One window of Bernardetia sp. genomic DNA carries:
- a CDS encoding PP2C family protein-serine/threonine phosphatase, which yields MKLSLQKSYTLEYALFGIGFGFCFPIFALLFDGIFLKELPISWNGLVSVHSLNPLHFIIDSAPIFLGIAFGFAGRNLDKVTKVQRDIETYNEELVQQNQIVTQYSHELEAQSEKIKEQRVQVEQLFADIQSSVRTAERLQLALLPDPSLLKSNFEEAFVFYKAKDIISGDFYWFRNIELDTKKYKVMVVADCTGHGVPGAIMTIVGYFLLERIIEKEKVVLPHNILEALDEGITEAFTSSQHTDSSKAVKVREGMDASILVFDEESKKVHYAGANRPLYYRTPNDEHIQVIKGSRAALGGERRKKTKVFTINTFDYVKNTHFYLFSDGYTDQFGGKNDKKFGSRRFRQLLNERHSISMFQMQTEIYSAFENWKKITRQTDDVVVVGIRT from the coding sequence ATGAAATTATCATTACAAAAATCATATACACTCGAATATGCTTTATTTGGTATAGGTTTTGGTTTTTGCTTTCCTATTTTTGCTCTACTTTTTGATGGTATATTTCTAAAAGAATTGCCCATTAGTTGGAATGGGTTGGTAAGTGTGCATTCTTTAAATCCTTTACATTTCATTATTGATAGTGCGCCCATTTTTTTGGGTATAGCTTTTGGGTTTGCTGGACGCAATTTGGATAAAGTAACTAAAGTTCAGAGAGATATAGAAACTTACAATGAGGAACTTGTTCAACAAAATCAGATTGTAACACAATACTCTCATGAATTAGAAGCCCAAAGTGAAAAGATAAAAGAACAGCGTGTACAGGTCGAACAATTATTTGCTGACATTCAATCAAGTGTTCGTACTGCTGAAAGGTTACAACTTGCTCTTTTGCCAGACCCATCCTTGTTAAAGTCTAATTTTGAAGAAGCCTTTGTTTTTTATAAGGCAAAAGATATTATCAGTGGCGATTTCTATTGGTTTAGAAATATAGAATTAGATACAAAAAAATATAAAGTGATGGTTGTGGCAGATTGTACAGGACATGGCGTTCCAGGAGCTATTATGACTATTGTGGGTTATTTTCTTTTAGAGCGAATTATAGAGAAAGAAAAAGTAGTCTTGCCTCATAACATTTTAGAAGCCTTAGATGAAGGAATTACAGAGGCATTTACCTCCTCACAACATACTGATAGTAGCAAGGCTGTAAAAGTAAGAGAGGGAATGGATGCTTCAATACTTGTTTTTGATGAAGAAAGCAAAAAGGTGCATTATGCAGGAGCAAACCGTCCTTTGTATTATAGAACTCCAAATGATGAACATATCCAAGTGATTAAAGGTAGTCGTGCTGCTCTAGGAGGAGAAAGAAGAAAAAAAACAAAAGTATTTACTATCAATACCTTTGATTATGTAAAAAACACTCATTTTTATCTATTTTCAGATGGTTATACCGACCAGTTTGGAGGAAAGAATGATAAAAAATTTGGTAGTCGTCGTTTTAGACAGCTTCTCAACGAACGCCATTCCATATCTATGTTTCAAATGCAAACAGAAATATATTCGGCATTTGAAAACTGGAAAAAAATAACTCGCCAAACCGATGATGTAGTGGTGGTAGGCATCAGAACCTAA
- a CDS encoding isoprenyl transferase, translated as MKPEKVENFTALVPTSSRTKEEVKELLDKNRIPSHVALIMDGNGRWAKQRGFSRVFGHKNAVKAVREAIEGCVEMGVKYLTLYTFSTENWQRPADEVNSLMQLLVSTLRSEVKELSEKGVKLGAIGELASLPNKCQLQLDESIAKTAHNDTLVLTLALSYSGRTEMKTAIQKIAQKVEQGEIKASQIDEELIAKHLYTTSIPDPELMIRTSGEMRISNFLLWQLAYSELAFLDVLWPDFRKVHLFEAFLSYQNRERRFGKTEDQI; from the coding sequence ATGAAACCAGAAAAAGTAGAAAATTTTACAGCACTCGTTCCAACTTCTTCTCGTACGAAAGAAGAGGTAAAGGAACTATTAGATAAAAATCGGATACCTTCTCACGTTGCGCTTATTATGGATGGTAATGGAAGATGGGCAAAACAACGAGGTTTTTCTAGAGTTTTTGGACACAAGAATGCTGTAAAAGCTGTCAGAGAAGCGATAGAAGGATGTGTGGAAATGGGAGTAAAATACCTTACACTTTATACATTTTCTACTGAAAACTGGCAACGCCCAGCCGATGAGGTAAATAGCTTGATGCAACTTTTGGTTTCAACATTGCGAAGTGAAGTAAAGGAATTGAGCGAAAAAGGTGTAAAACTAGGAGCGATTGGTGAACTAGCTTCACTTCCTAATAAATGTCAGCTACAACTTGATGAATCTATTGCCAAAACGGCACATAACGACACACTGGTCTTGACACTGGCTCTAAGTTATAGTGGGCGTACAGAAATGAAAACAGCGATTCAAAAAATTGCTCAAAAAGTAGAGCAAGGAGAAATTAAGGCAAGCCAAATAGATGAAGAACTGATAGCCAAACATCTTTACACTACATCTATTCCAGACCCAGAACTTATGATTCGTACAAGTGGTGAGATGCGAATTAGTAACTTCTTGCTTTGGCAGTTAGCCTACTCCGAACTTGCTTTTTTAGACGTGTTGTGGCCTGATTTCAGAAAAGTACATTTGTTTGAGGCTTTTCTTAGTTATCAGAATAGAGAAAGGCGTTTTGGAAAAACAGAAGACCAAATTTAA